The sequence below is a genomic window from Variovorax paradoxus.
AGGTCACGGCGGTACTGCGCGACGATCAAGGGCAGCCTCCGAAGTCGATCCAGAATGTGACTGAGCTGATCGACAGCGAAAAGGTGGTGGGTGTCTTGGGGCCAGTGAACTCGGGCAATGCTCTTGCGTGGTTGCATATTCCACAACAGAAGAAGATTCCAGTAATCGTTCCGATCGCCACGGCCACAGAGATCACGAGACGCTACCAGAACGATGCACGGAACTTCATCTATCGTGTGTCGATGGTGGACCGCGAGCAGGCCGCGCTGTTGGTTGCGTACGCTGTAAAAGTTACCAGGAACAAGAAGGTCGCCTTCATCGCCGACTCCACCGGTTTCGGGCAGCAGGGCACAAAGGATCTCGAGGAAATCCTGAATCTGCATGGCATGAAGCCGGCTGCTGTCGAGAAGTTCGGACCCAAAGATACCGATATGACTTCTCAGTTGGCGAAAATCCGAGACTCTGGTGCGGATACGGTGATCCTCTACGGACTTGCAGATGCAAATGCGCAAATCCTTCGCAGCATGGAGAAGATCAACTACTTCCCGACGACCGTCGGAACATGGGGCAACATGAGCACCCCTCTGCTCAATATTGCCGGTAAGAAGCTTGCTGAGCACGTCATCTTCGCAACCTCGACCGCTGAGGACAGCAACCCCAAGGCTATCGAGTTGGCAGGGCGTGTGCGAACAAAGTACCCGGCGCTAGCCACTTTCGTGACGGCTGCGCAGACCTATGACTCGACCATGCTCCTTGCAGCGGCTATCACTCAAGCTGGAACCACGGATGGCGCCAAGGTGCAAATCGCCCTCGACGATTTGAATTCGCCTGTCGCGGGAGTCGTCAAGACCTACCAAAAGCCTTTCACAAAGACGAATCATGAGGCGCTGGACGTGAGCGACTTCCGATTGGGGCGTTGGAAGGATGGGCGCGTGGTCACACTCCAAGACGACATCACGAAGTCGCTGACCCCGGGCGATCTGAAGAAGTAAACCAGCCTCTTAGACGCAGCGAGGGTGTGACAGGGCGGTAGCCGGCAACCGACGAAGCGGGAGAAGACATTGATTTCCATCTTTCAAGCGACCCTGAGCGGGCTGGCCCTGGGCAGCATCTATGCGTTGGTGGCGCTGGGTTTTAGCATCACCAGCACCACCACCAAAACCTTCAACTTCGGTCAGGGCGAATTTCTGGTGGCCGGCGCCTTCGTCGGCGTGTCCACAGTCTTGCTGCTGGCGGGCAAGGGGATTACGGGCACATTGCTGCCGGCTGACGTGACCATGACGCGGTACCTTGTCGCTGTGCTGGCCAGCGTTGCAGTCCTTGGCCTACTAGGTGCTTTGCTCTATTTCACCGCAGTTCGGCCGTTCTTCGGACACGCTGGGTTGGCGTGGGTGATGAGCACGATCGGCTTCGGCATCATCATCCAGAACACCGCATTGGCGATCTGGGGGCCAACCTCCATGGCCATCCCGTCGCCGCTGGGCGATGAGGTGATCCGCCTCGGCGGCGCTGGCGTCTTGCCCCAGGAGATTTTCATTCTCGGAGTCACGTCGGTAATCATGCTTGGGCTCGATTGGACGCTACGGAGCACCAAGATCGGCAAGGCTGTTCGTGCTGTCGCGCAGAACAAGACTACGGCGACGCTGATGGGCATCAATGTGCCTGCGATCGTCGTCCTTGCCTTCGTCATCAGCTCCAGCCTCGCCGGATTGGGCGGACTGTTGGTGGCTCCGATAACCACAGCGTCGGTGTTCATGGGCATGACGTTGGCTCTGAAGGCATTCTCCGCGGCGATCCTGGGTGGCTTGAATAATCCGCGCGGCTGCATGCTCGGCGGATTCATCCTTGGAATCTTGGAAGCCCTGGTAGGGCTCTGGCAGGCCGGACTTCGGGAGATTAGCGTCTTTCTGATCATCATCCTGGTGCTGGTGTTCAAGCCCGAGGGGCTATTGGGTCAACGGCAAGTGGAGAAGGTGTGATGACTAGTCGTCTTCATCTCGCCGGATTGGCCGTGCTGCTGTTGCTGTTGTTCGCGGTACCTCTAGTCGTTGGCAACGAGTTCTATCTGCGAATCCTCTTCATGATCGGCGTCTACTACCTGGCAGCGGCGGGTCTCAACGTACTGGTAGGTTGGACCGGGCAGAAGTCACTGGGCCATGCGGGTCTGTTCGCCGTCGGCGCGTACGCAGCAGCCCTGCTGACGGCTAAGGCTGGCTGGAATCCCTGGCTGGCCCTGGCTGCGAGCGCAGTGTTTGGGGGCATCTTTGGCATCGTCATCGCGCTGCCTTCGTTGCGCGTTAAGGGGCCCTCCCTTGCTATGGTCACCATTGGCTTCGGCGTGGTGGTCGAGAAAATCGTCACGGAATGGCAGGACGTGTTCGGCGGACAGGGCGGAATCTATGGTGTGGTACCACCGTCGCTGGGCGGCGATTCGTTCACAGCCCGCGAGTGGGTGTGGTTCGCTGGTGTTCTAGGCGTGGGGGTTCACCTGGCCATCCGTTCGCTGCTCCACGGAAAGTACGGACGAGCCTTTCTGGCCGTGCAAACGGCGGAGGTCGCGGCCGAGAGCTCGGGCATCAGTGTCTATCGCTTCAAGGTCCTGGCGTTCGTCATCAGCGCCGTGACCTGCGCTGTGTCGGGCGCGTTGCTGGCTCAGCAGAACCAGTACATCAATTCGGACTTCATCACCTTCAATCTATCGGTCTTCTTTTTGCTGATCGTGCTGTTCGGCGGGGCATCGATCTATGGGCCGCTTGTGGGTGCCATCGTCCTCGCTCTCCTCGACGCGTTCCTTGCGCAGTGGCCCTCGCTACAGCACTTTACCTATGGCTCGCTGCTTCTGTTTGCGCTGTATGCGATGCCGCGTGGGTTGGCTGGATCGTTACAAGGCATTGGGCGACGTCTGTGGCCACGACTATATATTCCTGCTGCACTCCCGAACGTGGTGGGAGAGTGGCGGCTTGTGCGTGACGAAGTGCTGCACGGTGAGGGGCCACTTCTCGAAGCAAAAGGATTGCGCAAGACCTATGGCGGCGTTGTGCCGACCGACAATGTCGACATCAAGCTGCAGACGGGCCATGTCCATTCGCTGATTGGCCCCAACGGGGCAGGCAAGACCACGCTGTTGAACGTACTATCGGGCATCATCACGCCAGACGCGGGTTCGATCCATTTCAATGGCGTCGACATCACCAAGCGGAAGGCCAGCGAGGTGTGTGAGTTGGGCATCGCGCGGACATTTCAGAACCTCAAGCTCTTTACCGACATGAGCGTGCTAGACAACGTGCTTGTGGGTCTGCATCCGCGCTTGCACGTTGGATTCTGGAATTGCCTGTTCGGACGCTCCACAGCCGCACAGGAGGAACGTCGAGCACGCGAAGAGTCACTGCGCATCCTGGACTTCCTGGGATTGCGCGACAACGCCAACGAGCGGGCCGGAAGCCTTCCCTATGGTCTTCAGCGGCGCCTTGAACTAGCGCGCGCGCTCGCGTCCCACCCAAAGTTGCTGTTGCTGGATGAACCTGCCGCGGGCCTCAATCCGCAGGAGACCGATGAACTGACCCACGTGATTGCCAGGATCCGGGACAAAGGCGTCACGGTGCTTCTGATCGAGCATCACATGGATCTGGTGATGGCGATCTCCGATCACGTCATAGTGCTGGACTATGGCCAAAAGATTGCCGAAGGGCTGCCCGCACATGTCCAGGAAGATCCCCGGGTGCTGGCGGCCTACCTTGGGGAACCTGAGCCGGAAGAAGAACTTGTCGTTCCTAGTGTATTCCTCCAGCCGCTGGCCGCAGTATGAGGAGCGCTATGTTGAAGATTGACAAGCTGAAGGTCAACTACGGCGCCGTCGAGGCTCTGAAAGATGTATCTCTGGAGGTCAATACCGGTGAGGTGGTGACCATCATCGGCGGTAATGGCGCGGGCAAGAGCACACTCATGAAAGCGATTTCAGGCCTCGAACCCGTGATATCTGGATCCGTCGCGTTCTGCGGGAAGGACATCACTCGGATGCCGGGTCACTTTCGTGTGCCCCTGGGAATCGCCCAGTCTCCGGAGGGCCGCCAGGTGTTTCCTGACCAATCTGTGTATGACAATCTGATGCTGGGCGCCTATCACCGCGACATCGCCGAGGGCGAGTTGGCGACGGAGATCGCCGAGCAATTCCGCATCTTTCCCCGGCTAAAGGAGCGGCGCGGTCAACTGGCGGGCACTATGTCGGGCGGCGAGCAGCAGATGCTTGCAATCGCACGAGCGTTGATGGCCCGGCCAAAGCTGCTGCTGCTTGATGAGCCCTCGCTTGGACTCGCACCTCTAATTGTCAAGGAAATCTTCTCGGTGATCTCTGCGCTCAAAGGCCAGGGGGTG
It includes:
- a CDS encoding ABC transporter substrate-binding protein translates to MFKRIARITAALMGAAVMALMAAGTAHAQDIRIGYNADQSGTGAAELGVAGRYGLEAAVEDINKAGGLLGRKVTAVLRDDQGQPPKSIQNVTELIDSEKVVGVLGPVNSGNALAWLHIPQQKKIPVIVPIATATEITRRYQNDARNFIYRVSMVDREQAALLVAYAVKVTRNKKVAFIADSTGFGQQGTKDLEEILNLHGMKPAAVEKFGPKDTDMTSQLAKIRDSGADTVILYGLADANAQILRSMEKINYFPTTVGTWGNMSTPLLNIAGKKLAEHVIFATSTAEDSNPKAIELAGRVRTKYPALATFVTAAQTYDSTMLLAAAITQAGTTDGAKVQIALDDLNSPVAGVVKTYQKPFTKTNHEALDVSDFRLGRWKDGRVVTLQDDITKSLTPGDLKK
- a CDS encoding branched-chain amino acid ABC transporter permease, producing MGSIYALVALGFSITSTTTKTFNFGQGEFLVAGAFVGVSTVLLLAGKGITGTLLPADVTMTRYLVAVLASVAVLGLLGALLYFTAVRPFFGHAGLAWVMSTIGFGIIIQNTALAIWGPTSMAIPSPLGDEVIRLGGAGVLPQEIFILGVTSVIMLGLDWTLRSTKIGKAVRAVAQNKTTATLMGINVPAIVVLAFVISSSLAGLGGLLVAPITTASVFMGMTLALKAFSAAILGGLNNPRGCMLGGFILGILEALVGLWQAGLREISVFLIIILVLVFKPEGLLGQRQVEKV
- a CDS encoding ABC transporter ATP-binding protein, with translation MLKIDKLKVNYGAVEALKDVSLEVNTGEVVTIIGGNGAGKSTLMKAISGLEPVISGSVAFCGKDITRMPGHFRVPLGIAQSPEGRQVFPDQSVYDNLMLGAYHRDIAEGELATEIAEQFRIFPRLKERRGQLAGTMSGGEQQMLAIARALMARPKLLLLDEPSLGLAPLIVKEIFSVISALKGQGVTILLVEQMANQALAVADRAYILDTGKVTHSGRAKALLSDPRVRDAYLGKKKPATESSGLSYVKDAQRSTQLQ
- a CDS encoding branched-chain amino acid ABC transporter ATP-binding protein/permease, with the translated sequence MTSRLHLAGLAVLLLLLFAVPLVVGNEFYLRILFMIGVYYLAAAGLNVLVGWTGQKSLGHAGLFAVGAYAAALLTAKAGWNPWLALAASAVFGGIFGIVIALPSLRVKGPSLAMVTIGFGVVVEKIVTEWQDVFGGQGGIYGVVPPSLGGDSFTAREWVWFAGVLGVGVHLAIRSLLHGKYGRAFLAVQTAEVAAESSGISVYRFKVLAFVISAVTCAVSGALLAQQNQYINSDFITFNLSVFFLLIVLFGGASIYGPLVGAIVLALLDAFLAQWPSLQHFTYGSLLLFALYAMPRGLAGSLQGIGRRLWPRLYIPAALPNVVGEWRLVRDEVLHGEGPLLEAKGLRKTYGGVVPTDNVDIKLQTGHVHSLIGPNGAGKTTLLNVLSGIITPDAGSIHFNGVDITKRKASEVCELGIARTFQNLKLFTDMSVLDNVLVGLHPRLHVGFWNCLFGRSTAAQEERRAREESLRILDFLGLRDNANERAGSLPYGLQRRLELARALASHPKLLLLDEPAAGLNPQETDELTHVIARIRDKGVTVLLIEHHMDLVMAISDHVIVLDYGQKIAEGLPAHVQEDPRVLAAYLGEPEPEEELVVPSVFLQPLAAV